GAATCTCTCAGATCGGCGTCGGTCATCTCGGGTTCTCTCAGATCGGCGATCGTCGCGGGTCCCCTCGGGTCGGCGACGGTCGCCACAGGTCCCCTCAGAGCGGCAGTCATCGTGGATCCCTCAGAGCGGCGGTCATCGCGACAGTCATCGTGGATCCCTCAGGTCAGGTCGGCGGAGTTCATCCGGCGGCGCCGGGTCCGTTCGACCCGCATCACCAGCCGCTCCTCCGGGTCGGGGCAGGAGAACAGGGTGTCCCGCGCCAGCCAGTCGCCCTCGGCGAGGTCGCGCTGCTTCGCGGCGAGGAACGGCAGGACCGAGGCGAGCGCGTAGACGCAGAAGTGCTCGCCGTCGGGGAGCCGCAGGTGGGCGCTGTTCTCCAGCGTGAAGCAGTCGCCCACCTCCATCCCGCAGACGGACCTGCCCTCGATGCGGTCGACCACCACCCGCAGGTCGTACAGCTCCATGTCCCCCTCGTCGTCGCCGGCGCCGTCGTCGTCGTGCCCGCCGATGTCGTCCATGCCGCTTCCTCCCTCAGTCCTCAGTCCGTCCGAACCATGATCTTTCCTGTCGTACGGCGTGCGGCCAGATCGGCGAGGGCGGCGGGGGTCCCCGCCAGGTCCACCACGCGCGACACGAGCGGCCGGACGGCGCCCGAGGCGAGCAGGGCGAACAACTCCTCGTAGGCGTCCCGCACCGCGCCGGGCCGCCGCCACGGGTACGCCGACCCCCACGACACCCCGACCAGGGAGGCGTTGGCTGCGACGAGCGCCATCGGGTCGACCGGCAGCGGGGGCCCTCCGGCCGTCCCGACGGCCACCAGGCGCCCTTCGAAGGCCAGGCAGTCCAGCGAGCGCGCAAGGACGTCGCCGCCGACGGGATCGACCACGACGTCGGCGCCCCGGCCGTCCGTCAGGTCCATGACCGAGGCGGCGAAGTCGGCGTCCAGGTAGTCGATCGCCTCGCCCGCCCCGTTCTCCCGGCACAGCGCGGTCTTGGCCGGGCCGCCCGCCGTGCAGATCACGCGCGCCCCGAGGGCCAGCGCGAGCTGGGTGGCGGCGATGCCGACGCCTCCCGCGCCCGCGTGCACGAGCACCGTCTCCCCCGCCGCCAGCCCGGCCCGGCGCAGCGCGAACCACGCGGTCTGGTACGTGACGGGCAGGGCCGCGACCGTGACGGGATCGAACCCGGCCGGGTACGGCACGACGAGGGCGGCGTCGACGGTGACGACGTCGCCGAGGGCGCCGCGCGGCAGGGTGGGACAGGCGAGGACCGCCCTGCCCTCCAGGTGCCCGGCACCCGCCCCGGCGGCGACCACCGTCCCCGCGGCCTCGACGCCGGGCGTCATCGGCGGGTCGGGGCGTACCGGGTAGGTGCCCCTGCACAGCATGACGTCGAGGTAGTTCAGCCCGACGGCCCGTACCGCGATCCTGACCTCCCCGTCGCCGGGGGCGCGGTCCTCGGGTACCTCCGCCAGGGAGAGGACCTCCTCCGGCTCGCCGTGCGCGTAGGCGACCAGCCGCCGGTTCAAGGCGCGAGCAGTTCGGAGTGGTGGTGCACGATGAGCCAGTCGCCGTCGACGCGGCGCAGCACGTCGGTCACCCGGCTGTGCCGCGCGGGCCCGCCGGGCGGTTCGGCGACCAGCACGTAGCGGGCGACGCCGGTGTCGTCCCACACGTCGATCCGCTTGTCCTCGGCCGTCAGCCTGTCGAGGTGGGGACGGGCACCCGAGCCGTCCCTGCGGTCGCGGTAGGCGTCGAGTTCCGACCGGGTCCGCAGCGGTCCCGGCAGATGCGTCTCCCAGGTGGTCACCTCGTCGTGCAGGTGCCCGTCGAACCGCCGGCGGTCCGCCGCGAGGAACGCGTCGTACATGTCGTCGATGCCCGCGGCGATCAGGTCGGCATCCGCGCCGGAAGCGGAGGCGGAATCACCCGGAGCGCCACCCAGAACGTCACCCGGCACCTCATCCGGTCCGTCGATCGCCGGAGGCCCACCGGGATGTCCCCGGTCTCCGGATCCCGGGAAAACGGTGTTCAAGGCTTCTCCCATCCCGACCGGTCGTCGCGGACGACCCTGCCGCCCTTCATCACCCAGCGGACCCCCCGGAAGGCCGAGGTGCCCGCGAGCGGGTCCGCGTCCATCGCGATGAGGTCCGCGTACTTGCCGACCTCGACGGTGCCGAGGTCGGCGTCGGCGCCGAGCCAGCGCACCGGGCCGAGCGTGCCCGCGTACAGCGCCCCTGCCGGGCCGAGGCCGCCCTCGGACATGCACTCCAGCTCGCGTACCGAGGCGTTGGTCCCCTCGAAGTCCCAGAACGGCGGCATGTCGCTGCCCAGCAGGACGTCCACCCCCGCGTCGAGGGCCATGGCGTAGCTCTCCAGGTGCCGGGGTCCGGCGCCGAGCGAGCGGCACTGCATCCACTCCGGCACCCCGAGCTCGTCGAAGAACTCCTTGCAGCGGGTGACGAGCAACGTCGGCACCAGGGACGTGCCGCGTTCGGCCATCCTCTTCGCGACCTCGGGGGTGAGCTGGTAGCCGTGCTCCACGCAGTCGAGGCCCAGCTCGACGGCCTCGGCGATCACCGCCGCCGGGCCCGCGTGCGCGGTGACCTTGCGGCCCCAGGCGTGCGCGGTCTGCATCGCCGCCGCCATCTCGTCGGAGAACAGCTGCGGGGTGTCGATCTTCTCGTGTTTCCCGGCGATCCCGCCCGAAATCATGATCTTGATGAGGTCGGCGCCCGCCTTGACCTGGCTGCGCACCCCGCGCCGGAACCCGTCGGCGCCGTCGCACTCCAGGGTGTCGCTCCCCTCGTGCCCGTGGCCGCCGGTGCAGACCAGGGCGCGACCGGCGGTGAAGATGCGCGGGCCGATCGCCCGGCCGGACTCGATCGCCCGGCGCAGCGCGAAGTCGGCGTGGTCCTTCTCGGCCACGCACCGCACCGTGGTGACCCCGCAGCGCAGGGTGCGCCGGGCGCCGTCGGCCATGTAGAGGGCGAGCTCGTGCGCCGTCATGTTCTTGACGCTGTCGCCTCCCTCGCCCGGGAGCGACAGGGACAGGTGGGTGTGCATGTTGACCAGGCCGGGGGTGACGTACGCGCCGTCGAGGTCGAGCGGGCGGGCGTCGCCCGTCCGCTCCAGGATCCGCTCGCGGGGGCCCACGGCCGCGATCCGGTCGTCCCGGACCCACACCGCGGCGTCGGCGATCCGCCCCTTGCCGCCCGCCGCCCGGGCTTCCGTCGTACGGCTTCCCGAGGCCGTGCCGGGAACACCGGTGGCACGGGCGTCGGTGACGGTGCAGTTGACGAGGACCACGTCGTTCATCGGGCGTCCCCGGCTCCGTAGGTGTCGCGGGCGGCGTCCGGGGAGACGTAGCCCTCGGCGACGTCACGGCGGACGAGCTCCGGGTCGCGCTCGCGCGGATCGCCGTGCCCGCCGCCCCCGGCCGTCAGCAACGTGACCCGATCCCCGACCTCCACCCTGGTCCGCTTGGTACTGACCCGGTGCTCGCGCTCGGTGCCGGGAAAGACCACCACCTGGTTGGGCTCGGGCTCCAGCCCGCCCTCCAGCGCCCACGGCCGCGACCGCGTCTTCTTGATCACCGACAGGAACTCCCCCTCCGTGACGAAACGGATGTCCCTTCGCAGACCCACCCCACCCCGGAACCGCCCCGCGCCTCCGGAGTCCTCCCGCATCTCGACGCGTTCGAAGAACATCCCGGTTCTGGCCTCCAGGACCTCGACGGGGGTGTTGCGGGCCTGGGTCTGGCACAGGTGGTTGGCGGCGTTCATGCCGTCGTGGGAGGGGGTGGCACCCCAGCCGACCGGGTCGTTGTTGCTGACCGCGAACATCTGCCCGGTCTCCGGATGGATCCCGACCATCATGAACCCCGGAACGTCACCCCCGGAGGAGGCCGGAAGCCGGTCCGGCATGCCCTGCGCCAGCGCCTTGTAGATCAGCTCCAGGGCGACCGTCCCCGTCCACTGGGTGAAGGTCGCCGCCGGGTAGACGGCGTGGAAGAGCGTGCCCGGCTCGGCCCGCACCTCCAGCGGGGCGAAGTGCCCGGCGTTGGTCCGCTCCCCCGGGGTGGTGATCGCCTTGAACGCGACCCGGCAGGTCGCGATGGTCGCGCCGAACGGGAGGTTGACCGGTCCCGCGGTCGCGCCGGACGACCCGGCGAAGTCGACGGTGAAGGTGCCGTCGGCGACGGTGACGGTGACCTGCATGCGGACCGGGTCGCCGGTGACGCCGTCGTCGTCCAGCCAGTCGACCGCCGTCCACGAGCCCTGCGGGAGGCGGGCGACGGCCTCGGCGGCGGACTCGGCGGCGGCGGCGATCACGGTCTCGACGACGGACCCGACGACGTCCCCGCCGTAACGAACGTAGAGCTCGCGGACGCGGCGCTCGCCGGTGCGCAGCGCGGCGACCTGCGCGTTCAGATCACCGATCACCAGATCCGGCATCCGCGAATTGAACCGGATCAACTCAATGATCTCCCGATTCGGCACACCCCCCGAGAACACCTTCGTCCCCGGAAAGACAATCCCCTCCTGATGCATATCCGTAGAATCCAACACATACCCCGGATCCTTCGCCCCCAGATCCATCCAGTGAGCCCGCACACACAAAAAACCCACCAGATCCACACCCACGAACACCGGACAGAACAACGTCGCATCATAAGAATGCGCCGCGTTCCAATACGGATAATTCAACAACACCACATCACCCGGACACAGATTCTCCCGCCCCACATACTCCACACCCTTACGGATGGAATAGTCGTTGGCACCGAGGAAACGGCTCAGCCCGGTCGACTCGGCGACCAGGCGCAGGTCCGCGTCATAGACGGAGATGCCGAAGTCGAAGACCTCGTAGATGACCGGGTTGAAGGCGGTACGGACGAGCGTGGCCCGCATCTCCTCGGCGGCCGAGGT
This region of Streptosporangium sp. NBC_01495 genomic DNA includes:
- a CDS encoding amidohydrolase family protein is translated as MNDVVLVNCTVTDARATGVPGTASGSRTTEARAAGGKGRIADAAVWVRDDRIAAVGPRERILERTGDARPLDLDGAYVTPGLVNMHTHLSLSLPGEGGDSVKNMTAHELALYMADGARRTLRCGVTTVRCVAEKDHADFALRRAIESGRAIGPRIFTAGRALVCTGGHGHEGSDTLECDGADGFRRGVRSQVKAGADLIKIMISGGIAGKHEKIDTPQLFSDEMAAAMQTAHAWGRKVTAHAGPAAVIAEAVELGLDCVEHGYQLTPEVAKRMAERGTSLVPTLLVTRCKEFFDELGVPEWMQCRSLGAGPRHLESYAMALDAGVDVLLGSDMPPFWDFEGTNASVRELECMSEGGLGPAGALYAGTLGPVRWLGADADLGTVEVGKYADLIAMDADPLAGTSAFRGVRWVMKGGRVVRDDRSGWEKP
- a CDS encoding hydantoinase B/oxoprolinase family protein encodes the protein MSEPSAPGPAAQASAVSGSSGLAVSGGTVSGPFGLAFPGSTVSGPSGLAASGSTVSGPSGLAVSGATVPAAVRGRNSGPAGEGRGPVDGATVEVVRSHLTSAAEEMRATLVRTAFNPVIYEVFDFGISVYDADLRLVAESTGLSRFLGANDYSIRKGVEYVGRENLCPGDVVLLNYPYWNAAHSYDATLFCPVFVGVDLVGFLCVRAHWMDLGAKDPGYVLDSTDMHQEGIVFPGTKVFSGGVPNREIIELIRFNSRMPDLVIGDLNAQVAALRTGERRVRELYVRYGGDVVGSVVETVIAAAAESAAEAVARLPQGSWTAVDWLDDDGVTGDPVRMQVTVTVADGTFTVDFAGSSGATAGPVNLPFGATIATCRVAFKAITTPGERTNAGHFAPLEVRAEPGTLFHAVYPAATFTQWTGTVALELIYKALAQGMPDRLPASSGGDVPGFMMVGIHPETGQMFAVSNNDPVGWGATPSHDGMNAANHLCQTQARNTPVEVLEARTGMFFERVEMREDSGGAGRFRGGVGLRRDIRFVTEGEFLSVIKKTRSRPWALEGGLEPEPNQVVVFPGTEREHRVSTKRTRVEVGDRVTLLTAGGGGHGDPRERDPELVRRDVAEGYVSPDAARDTYGAGDAR
- a CDS encoding TIGR04076 family protein, with translation MDDIGGHDDDGAGDDEGDMELYDLRVVVDRIEGRSVCGMEVGDCFTLENSAHLRLPDGEHFCVYALASVLPFLAAKQRDLAEGDWLARDTLFSCPDPEERLVMRVERTRRRRMNSADLT
- a CDS encoding zinc-binding dehydrogenase, with protein sequence MNRRLVAYAHGEPEEVLSLAEVPEDRAPGDGEVRIAVRAVGLNYLDVMLCRGTYPVRPDPPMTPGVEAAGTVVAAGAGAGHLEGRAVLACPTLPRGALGDVVTVDAALVVPYPAGFDPVTVAALPVTYQTAWFALRRAGLAAGETVLVHAGAGGVGIAATQLALALGARVICTAGGPAKTALCRENGAGEAIDYLDADFAASVMDLTDGRGADVVVDPVGGDVLARSLDCLAFEGRLVAVGTAGGPPLPVDPMALVAANASLVGVSWGSAYPWRRPGAVRDAYEELFALLASGAVRPLVSRVVDLAGTPAALADLAARRTTGKIMVRTD
- a CDS encoding DUF4440 domain-containing protein: MPGDVLGGAPGDSASASGADADLIAAGIDDMYDAFLAADRRRFDGHLHDEVTTWETHLPGPLRTRSELDAYRDRRDGSGARPHLDRLTAEDKRIDVWDDTGVARYVLVAEPPGGPARHSRVTDVLRRVDGDWLIVHHHSELLAP